Within Anaerolineae bacterium, the genomic segment TTTTCAACGGCTTGGACTAAACTTGAGAGGATTAAATGCCCTGCCGTCTGTTTTGACATCCTTTATTCTGGAGTTATGCCCTATGAGCAAGGATCTTTCCCAGGCTAACGATCCGTTGGCTCAACGCATCCGTGAAACAGCGGAATATGTCAAGTGGGGGAAGAGCATCGGCCTGTACCCGTACAACCGTCCGGTGGAGGCTCTGCTGGAGAAGGGATGGGTGCGGGTCAACGGCCAGAAGAAACTGATGATGGCTTCGTATAGTTATCTGGGCCTTATTGGTCATCCCCGGATTTCGGCCGCCGCCAAAGCCGCGATTGAGCGATATGGCTCTGGCACGCATGGCGTGCGCACCCTGGCCGGTTCGCTGCCCGTGCACCAGGAGTTGGAGGAGACTATCGCCGCCTTCAAGGGGGCCGAGGCGGCCATCGTGTTTTCCTCCGGGTATGTGACCAATGTGGCGGTGATCTCCGCCCTGGTGCGGCGCGGCGATTATGTGATCACCGACAAATACAACCACGCCAGCATCGTGGACGGCATTTTGCTCGCCGGAGCGAAAATGCTGCGTTTCCCCCACAACGACATGGCGGCCCTGGAGCGGCGTTTGCAACAGGTGCCTGCCGGGGCGACCAAGTTGGTGGTGGCCGATGCCGTGTTCAGCATGGATGGGGACATCATCGACCTGCCCAGGGTGGCCGAACTTTGCCAGCGGTACGACGCCTGGCTGATGATCGACGAAGCGCATTCGGTGGGCGTGCTGGGTCCGACGGGCCGCGGCATTGAAGAGCACTTTGGGTTGGACGATGTGATTGACATCAACATGGGCACCCTGAGCAAGACCATCCCCTCCGTGGGCGGCTACATCGCGGGGAAGAAGGACCTCATCGAATATGTGCGTCATACCGCCCGGGGGTACATTTTCTCGGCGGCGTTGCCTCCGGCCCAGGCGGCGGCAGCGGCCGAGGCCTTTCGGTTGATCCTCGACGAGCCCTGGCGGGTGGAAAAACTGCGCGCCAACACGCAGCAGTTCATCAAAGGCTTGCAGGCGCGCGGCTTCGACACCATGAACACCGAGACGGCCATTGTGCCGGTGTTGTGCAAAGAGGACATGGTGGCTTATCGGCTTGCCAAGGCGGCCTTTGACCGCGGCCTTTTCGTGTTGCCGGTGGTGAGCCCAGCGGTACCCCAGGGGCTGGCCCGGCTGCGCGCCACGGTGATGGCCTCGCACGAACCCGAGGACATCGAATGGGCCATGGACCAGTTGGCCGAAGCCGCCCGGGAAGTGGGTCTCCTGGCCTGAACGGGAGCCCCCTCCCTCTTCACGCCCCCTCTCGCCTCCTGGATAAGGGGCCGAGAGGGGGCGTGGCGACTCACCGCTCGGGTGGCTCTGTTTCCCCACAGGAGCTTCTATGGCCAGCGTGCTTCTCAAGCCTGGGCGCGAAAAGTCGGTGCTGCGGCGGCACCCGTGGGTTTTCTCCGGCGCGGTGGCGCGGGTAAAAGGCCACCCGGCCCCCGGCGATTGGGTGGCGGTGCTGGACCATCGAGGGCGTTTTCTTGCCTGGGGTACCTACAGCCCCCGTTCCCAAATCCGGGTGCGCCTGTGGGCCTGGGAGGAGAGCGTTCTGCTCACTGAGGAGTTGCTGCGCCAGCGTATCCTGGCGGCTCACGCCCGGCGTCAGCGTTGGCTGGACGCTCAGGCCACAGACGCCTATCGGGTCGTCTTTGGCGAAGCCGATGGCCTGCCTGGCCTCATCGTGGACCGGTACGCCGACACCGCGGTGGTACAGTTCCTCAGCGTGGGGGTGGACCGCTGGCGCGAGGTCGTCGCCAAGATACTGCTGGACCTGCCCGGCATCCGGC encodes:
- a CDS encoding aminotransferase class I/II-fold pyridoxal phosphate-dependent enzyme; protein product: MSKDLSQANDPLAQRIRETAEYVKWGKSIGLYPYNRPVEALLEKGWVRVNGQKKLMMASYSYLGLIGHPRISAAAKAAIERYGSGTHGVRTLAGSLPVHQELEETIAAFKGAEAAIVFSSGYVTNVAVISALVRRGDYVITDKYNHASIVDGILLAGAKMLRFPHNDMAALERRLQQVPAGATKLVVADAVFSMDGDIIDLPRVAELCQRYDAWLMIDEAHSVGVLGPTGRGIEEHFGLDDVIDINMGTLSKTIPSVGGYIAGKKDLIEYVRHTARGYIFSAALPPAQAAAAAEAFRLILDEPWRVEKLRANTQQFIKGLQARGFDTMNTETAIVPVLCKEDMVAYRLAKAAFDRGLFVLPVVSPAVPQGLARLRATVMASHEPEDIEWAMDQLAEAAREVGLLA